In Citrus sinensis cultivar Valencia sweet orange chromosome 2, DVS_A1.0, whole genome shotgun sequence, a single genomic region encodes these proteins:
- the LOC107175852 gene encoding uncharacterized protein LOC107175852: protein MLLYGLFALWDKCGHGEPTVDEVKYLYQLKSSPKDVGWYYFISSTKTRKPITDLPTGGGGNWKRKFFFAGGPWGQVAQIDGENVRVPSRFIVSGSWGFHYKLKPEVLKWVETILANSCPCRDLLSLCSLIDESHLVPAAHIMEDAVIRVLNGKHPRPTTTRQDQSKDAPSGKRVEQASPLKTLPPHPPKVGESSGTTSGTGLATPYDRKMKEDIQSARSKVDAEEKKVGYLNLENLKLIEQHPDLKMDEIAASVAEYMDEEAAKEIGEGLEPIATNEATSPS, encoded by the exons ATGTTACTTTATGGTCTGTTCGCTTTGTGGGACAAATGTGGTCATGGTGAGCCTACAGTTGATGAGGTCAAATACCTATATCAGTTAAAGAGCAGCCCCAAAGACGTCGGCTggtattatttcatttcaagTACCAAGACCAGGAAACCTATAACTGATCTTCCAACAGGTGGTGGTGGCAATTGGAAgagaaaattcttttttgctgggggtccCTGGGGTCAAGTGGCACAGATTGATGGGGAGAACGTTCGCGTCCCCTCCCGTTTCATAGTTTCAG GTTCATGGGGCTTCCACTACAAGCTTAAGCCTGAAGTACTCAAGTGGGTCGAGACTATATTGGCCAACTCCTGCCCGTGTAGAGATCTATTGTCTCTTTGCAGCTTGATCGACGAATCTCACTTAGTCCCTGCAGCTCACATTATGGAGGACGCTGTGATTAGGGTTTTGAACGGGAAACATCCTCGGCCCACTACTACAAGGCAAGATCAAAGCAAAGATGCTCCCTCTGGAAAGCGAGTCGAGCAAGCCTCTCCTTTGAAGACTTTACCACCCCATCCTCCTAAGGTCGGAGAATCTAGTGGAACTACAAGTGGCACTGGTCTCGCTACCCC TTATGACCGCAAGATGAAAGAGGATATTCAATCAGCCAGAAGCAAAGTTGACGCTGAGGAGAAGAAAGTTGGATATCTCAACCTCGAGAATTTAAAGTTGATAGAGCAA CATCCTGATCTAAAGATGGATGAGATTGCTGCTAGTGTAGCTGAATACATGGACGAGGAAGCAGCCAAAGAAATTGGCGAAGGATTGGAGCCAATTGCAACCAATGAGGCAACCTCTCCTTCTTGA